In the genome of Erinaceus europaeus chromosome 8, mEriEur2.1, whole genome shotgun sequence, one region contains:
- the SSMEM1 gene encoding serine-rich single-pass membrane protein 1, translating into MGDLLSLFWEVDPPPMPLTFPIPNQDYECQKDDSCGTIGNFLLWYFVIILVLMLLSRATVWISEKKDDDSGTSTSVSKASKDSSCKRPNKSSAWNFLQIMRKEKLGHLTPVTESEVALVSAYLQQKRARRHFQFNQVNPPQHDSDTTECDSEESNSGASSWKESESEHLPSPASIKRKAAQMQRNLGNYQVKERPCLHCKAMRTNEWLTRHFLQTTSATTPMKGGIQEEHSALGSHTKFSKY; encoded by the exons ATGGGAGACCTCTTGTCCTTATTTTGGGAGGTGGATCCTCCTCCTATGCCTTTAACTTTTCCTATTCCAAATCAGGACTATGAATGCCAGAAGGATGACTCTTGTGGCACAATAGGGAACTTCCTGCTTTGGTATTTTGTCATTATATTGGTCCTGATGCTCTTATCTCGGGCTACTGTCTGG ATATCTGAGAAAAAGGATGACGACAGTGGGACAAGCACTTCAGTAAGTAAAG CCAGCAAAGACTCTTCTTGTAAGCGACCAAACAAGTCCAGTGCCTGGAACTTTTTGCAAATCATGAGAAAAGAAAAGCTAGGCCATCTGACTCCTGTCACTGAGTCAGAAGTGGCATTAGTCAGTGCCTATCTTCAGCAGAAACGAGCCCGGCGCCATTTTCAGTTCAACCAGGTGAATCCACCACAACATGACAGCGACACCACTGAGTGTGACAGTGAAGAATCCAACTCAGGAGCCTCCTCGTGGAAGGAGAGTGAAAGTGAACACCTCCCATCACCAGCCAGTATTAAGAGAAAAGCAGCACAGATGCAGAGGAATCTGGGAAATTACCAGGTCAAAGAAAGGCCTTGTCTCCATTGCAAAGCCATGAGAACCAATGAATGGTTGACACGCCATTTCCTTCAAACCACTTCAGCCACAACCCCAATGAAAGGAGGCATTCAGGAGGAACATTCTGCACTTGGTAGCCACACAAAATTCAGCAAATATTGA